In the Fundulus heteroclitus isolate FHET01 chromosome 23, MU-UCD_Fhet_4.1, whole genome shotgun sequence genome, GCGTTTTGGTGTACACTTCCTCATAGCTTTTGTGGAATAAACTGTTGAATAAACTGTGGAAATCAAcataaaattgttaaaaaggaaCATGGGTCTAAGTGTCTGCGAGATAAATAAAGGGATCCTTATGGAGCTGAAGCATAAAACAGCGTGAGTCGAATAATGACCCACAGTGTGGATCGACAtcaaccccccctccccaccccctTAAAATATATGTGTCGCTATTATCTCTGAGtcgaaaagttttaaaaaatgaaagattacAGATCTGTGTAAGGAAGAGTGAGGAAAAAACAGGCATgcgtgtgtttttgtgttacaTGTTAAATGTTTGTGAGTGTGTGACTAAATCTCTGTCGGTAGGAAGTAGTTAGATGGAATGCCACGGATTCGAAAATGTCAATTTGTGTCAAGAGAACTGCAGCTCTGAACGCAAATACATTTCAGAGATTGCCTGGCAAAGAGGCACAAAACATATAGCTAAAGTTTGAAAAAAGAGATAGACTTTGTCTAGTAAATGAGAGTGAGCTGTAAGTATCCTCATTAATTTCTGTTGGAAATGTCAGGACTaaagtcaacactggagtaaactTTCATGCTAGGAGGGTAAGCTACAGCAGCTAgggagcacaaggagcagaactgAGCATTGAAATATGGGTTACATGCAGACAgactgctttgttctgattctTTGTCATCCTGAGTATAAATGAAAAGGAATGTTCATGCCCAGTATAAATggttacttcagtcagtgttcagccagACATCAGTGCTTATGTTAATCAGTTAATCTAATGTCTGTTAATGCTTGacttttgaaacatttaatcaGTACAAATTGACCCCAGATTCTactaatttcaaaaataaatgaactagTAAAATGACTTCAAAgggatgttgttttattaaaatgtgaaaggttttagttttctgccacacaatgacaactattttgatttattttgttaattatttctaaaagcctgccaaatgttgtgaaaagcttcccaaatgtTTGCAACCCGCCCACAAGCTATTTTTTTATCCACCTCAACGTtttcaaaagaagcctaattgggtGGAAAACCCCACCCAATCTGGTAACAGtgatattgctttttttttttttttgggggggggggggggggggggggggttattgagatttttttctcagcagtgtaggagtggtcacagagccactgttcagcctgaagcacataaaatgttttttgaaaagtttgcccccctgaaaaaatggaatgcccccctttgtttctgcagcccgGTCTGCCTTTATGAAACTATCTTAAAGCTCCTCCCAGTCTGAGTAAAATACCATTGTCGCCTATAGGACTGCAAGACAAAAGATGAAGTGGTTTGTCCTATCATTTACTCTGCTTATTCAACATTGGGCATGTGAGTACTTTAAAATAAGGTGCACGTTTTTGTCATTACATAAAGAGGTATTGTTTTATGTGTGTCTTCTTTGTGTTCAGATTCACAGGTCCCGGTGCTGCAAGTTCAGCTTGGTAAACCTGCAACTTTTCTATGTGCTTTACCAAAGTTTAGGTTTACCCAAAGAGAAATCTACTGGTACAAACAGAGTCCTGGGGATAATTTGAGTCTGATAGTTAAACTGatcataaaacaccaaaaatcaACAATCTCCAAAGTTGGAACACAGTTGTCTGAACTAAGATGGAAGACTAATAATAACAAAGAAATGTCCATTCTGACAATTTTAACGATAAAACAAGAGGATTTTGGAATGTATCACTGTGCAATTAAGGCTTCAAATGGAAATCCTGAATGGAGTGCAACAATTTTGATAATAAAAGGTAAATAATACAATGTACTTTTATATAGTTTACAATTTCCTGTGTCATTGAGGAAgagtaacatttttaataatctgAAAATATACTAGGTTTTTTAATATACAACTAAAATCACATTGAGTAGTCATTTCATCATTCACCTTCATGTGTGAGGAGCAGTtacatttagaaaatgaaatgacaaagaaaatattttccatTACATGCTAGGGATCACTACAGGTCCCCTTAGGAtatgtttcaaaacactttaaaactgtAGATCCAAGTCTTACTTTGTgtacaaatttttattttgcaggacATAATGCAGGGACTTTAAACCATAATGTTGTTCAATGGCCAACTGCACCAGATCCAGTCAATGCACAAGACTCAATGATAATGCAATGTTCAGCTCTTTCTGATGTTGAGAACAAGATGTGTCCAGAAGATATCAGCATGCTCTGGTTCACTACAAAATCAGAGAATTGTCATCCAGAAATCAACCATACTGATGGGAATAGATGTAATCAATTTACGAGGTCAGATTCTCCACTGAATTGTTTTCATCACTTTTTTAACAATGTCATCTCCTCTGATGGTGCAAATGTTTACTGCACTGTTCCATTATGTGGAGCGATACTGTTTGGAAATGCAACGAAACTAGAAGCTGGTAAGACTTTTTTTCTTGAGTTATATACACCAGGAGTCAATGAAAGCTTTATAAATCAATTTGATCTCCCTTCTTTTTTGCAGAGAAAGCATTTACCATTGAAATCCCTGTCCTGTTTATTGGAGTGACTTCACTAATCATTTCTGTGATTGTAAATATTGCATTCCTCTGTTACCTAGCTCCCAGGGCAGTAGATAGACTATTTAAAAgtaagttttgtttgtttgattgaaaaatttaaataatgagGTTTATTTCTATTGTCTTCCGACCATCCAACATGGGGTTGCTCATTCCAGCTGCTTGTATTTCGATCATTGTTCTTTTGATGATGTTCCATATCTTGTGCCCAAACGTGAAGGCTAAAAAACATAGATGTCATGGTAAGTTTAGAACTCAGTTCCTTACCACAACAAACTCATGCAGTGCCTGCATTACTGTAGACAAAGCCCCAATCCATCTGTCCATAACCCACTCCATCCTACCATCCCTCATGAACAACACACCAAGATGTTTAAACTTCTCATGAGGTAGAAACTGACCTCTGACACAGAGGGGGAAGTCTacccttttctgttttctgtctctaaaatttttatttctagAGAAGGCTTATTAAgaggaaaatatgtttgttttttttactttaaaaggcAATGCTATGGCCTAAGTTAAAGGAAAATCA is a window encoding:
- the LOC110367744 gene encoding uncharacterized protein LOC110367744 yields the protein MSILTILTIKQEDFGMYHCAIKASNGNPEWSATILIIKGHNAGTLNHNVVQWPTAPDPVNAQDSMIMQCSALSDVENKMCPEDISMLWFTTKSENCHPEINHTDGNRCNQFTRSDSPLNCFHHFFNNVISSDGANVYCTVPLCGAILFGNATKLEAEKAFTIEIPVLFIGVTSLIISVIVNIAFLCYLAPRAVDRLFKRGSFKARDNTIKQTAERQVEEDDANYAALHFSERKERKRGKKIVEMNMEESRASPSL